The Saccharothrix variisporea genome has a segment encoding these proteins:
- a CDS encoding SDR family oxidoreductase has product MQIDPAEMEIALRVLAQVDELDTEHPDAVVIRRATAGIWKSLRKRRKAAKRAAVTLADRAVIEATATGSPTRIDDETRGILLAEPDPGQKAGTLLRARSCYTCKQRYTEVDAFYHQLCPPCAALNRSRRDARADLTGKRALLTGGRAKIGMYIALRLLRDGAHTTITTRFPHDAVRRFASMEDSADWLHRLRVVGIDLRDPSQVVRLADTVAADGPLDILINNAAQTVRRSRDAYAPLVAAESAPLPSGPLPELISFGHTSSAHPVALTGSLSESMPEVTALALTAGSTQIDAGGLVPDVHHSNSWVQRVEEVDPVELLEVQLCNSTAPFILISRLRAAMAASPARRKYVVNVSAMEGQFSRAYKGPGHPHTNMAKAALNMLTRTSAQEMLETDGILMTAVDTGWITDERPHPTKLRLAAEGFHAPLDLVDGAARVYDPIVRGEQGEDLYGCFLKDYAPAPW; this is encoded by the coding sequence GTGCAGATCGACCCCGCCGAGATGGAAATCGCCCTGCGGGTCCTCGCCCAGGTGGATGAACTGGACACCGAGCACCCGGACGCGGTGGTCATCAGGCGGGCGACCGCGGGGATCTGGAAGAGCCTCCGCAAGCGCCGCAAGGCCGCCAAGCGCGCCGCCGTCACGCTCGCCGACCGGGCCGTGATCGAGGCCACCGCCACCGGCTCGCCGACCCGCATCGACGACGAGACCCGCGGCATCCTGCTCGCCGAACCCGACCCCGGGCAGAAGGCGGGCACCCTGCTGCGCGCCCGCTCCTGCTACACGTGCAAGCAGCGCTACACCGAGGTGGACGCGTTCTACCACCAGCTGTGCCCGCCGTGCGCGGCGCTCAACCGCTCCCGCCGCGACGCCCGCGCCGACCTGACCGGCAAGCGGGCGCTGCTCACCGGCGGCCGGGCGAAGATCGGCATGTACATCGCGCTGCGGCTGTTGCGCGACGGAGCGCACACCACCATCACGACCCGGTTCCCGCACGACGCCGTGCGCCGGTTCGCGTCGATGGAGGACAGCGCCGACTGGCTGCACCGGCTGCGCGTGGTCGGCATCGACCTGCGCGACCCGAGCCAGGTCGTGCGCCTGGCCGACACCGTGGCCGCCGACGGCCCGCTGGACATCCTGATCAACAACGCCGCGCAGACCGTGCGCCGGTCCCGGGACGCCTACGCCCCGCTGGTGGCCGCCGAGTCCGCGCCGCTGCCGTCGGGTCCGCTGCCGGAGCTGATCTCCTTCGGCCACACGTCCTCCGCGCACCCGGTGGCGTTGACCGGATCGCTGAGCGAGTCCATGCCCGAGGTGACCGCGCTCGCCCTCACCGCCGGGTCGACCCAGATCGACGCCGGTGGGTTGGTGCCCGACGTCCACCACTCCAACAGCTGGGTGCAGCGGGTGGAGGAGGTGGACCCGGTGGAACTGCTGGAAGTCCAGCTGTGCAACAGCACCGCGCCGTTCATCCTCATCTCGCGCTTGCGGGCGGCGATGGCCGCTTCGCCCGCCCGCCGCAAGTACGTGGTGAACGTGTCGGCGATGGAGGGCCAGTTCTCCCGCGCCTACAAGGGTCCGGGCCACCCCCACACCAACATGGCCAAGGCCGCGCTGAACATGCTGACCCGCACCAGCGCGCAGGAGATGCTGGAGACCGACGGCATCCTGATGACCGCGGTGGACACGGGCTGGATCACCGACGAACGCCCGCACCCGACCAAGCTGCGCCTCGCGGCGGAGGGCTTCCACGCGCCGCTGGACCTGGTCGACGGCGCGGCCCGGGTGTACGACCCGATCGTGCGCGGCGAGCAGGGCGAAGACCTGTACGGCTGCTTCCTGAAGGACTACGCACCCGCTCCGTGGTGA
- the idi gene encoding isopentenyl-diphosphate Delta-isomerase — protein sequence MERVVLLDESGTSIGVADKAEVHHADTPLHLAFSSYLFDGDGRLLLTRRALHKKTWPGVWTNSCCGHPAPGEDAATAVTRRLSEELGVSGVALDLVLPRFRYRAVMENGVVENEICPVFRGRLDRDPVVNEDEVDSFEWVPWGDFAHAVLAGVRPISPWCLLQVEELVKLGDNPWTWPTAPLSDLPPAARP from the coding sequence GTGGAACGAGTAGTGCTGCTGGACGAGTCCGGTACGAGCATCGGCGTCGCCGACAAGGCCGAGGTCCACCACGCGGACACCCCGCTGCACCTGGCGTTCTCCAGCTACCTGTTCGACGGTGACGGCCGCCTGCTGCTGACCCGCCGGGCACTGCACAAGAAGACGTGGCCCGGGGTGTGGACCAACTCGTGCTGCGGCCACCCCGCACCCGGCGAGGACGCCGCTACCGCTGTCACCCGCCGGCTGTCCGAGGAGTTGGGCGTCTCGGGCGTCGCCCTGGACTTGGTGCTGCCGCGTTTCCGGTACCGGGCCGTGATGGAGAACGGCGTGGTGGAGAACGAGATCTGCCCGGTGTTCCGCGGGCGGCTCGACCGCGATCCGGTGGTGAACGAGGACGAGGTGGACTCGTTCGAGTGGGTGCCGTGGGGCGACTTCGCGCACGCGGTGCTGGCAGGCGTGCGCCCGATCTCGCCGTGGTGCTTGTTGCAGGTCGAGGAACTGGTCAAACTGGGCGACAACCCGTGGACCTGGCCCACCGCCCCGCTGTCCGACCTCCCACCCGCCGCCCGCCCGTAA
- a CDS encoding class I adenylate-forming enzyme family protein, which produces MREFVTDLLRRHGDDVPVFTHDHTVTHGRLRESVAAEAGLFAASGVGEGSTVAVQVPPSFTQLEVVLALWSLGARVISIDHRLTPLEVDVLRDLARPQYVVRAAGRGDGAFRERCELVTERRSDGVPALTRHRLVQFSSGSTGTPKVVGRSTESIIREVMRFGAAEGMTQRGEKLLLLNATAHSFGLMGGLLHSLAAGVELVFAARPTADDILRAAAVHEVDFVTGLPFHFALLAQAADRSAFRTVRAAFAGGEMMPPEVAEAFGRAYGFPVGECFGTTETGALTLDVTGASRPAVGRPLTDTTIRVHDGLVEVALDESPYLRDDGSDRYADGWFRTGDRGEFDARGALRLLGRADSLAVVRGSKVDLTEVEATLRAHPGVTEAIAVHDGVIEAYVGTESDDLSSLDLAGWCRDRLAEFKLPARVHVLRALPRTAAGKLVRNPKALAAAR; this is translated from the coding sequence ATGCGCGAGTTCGTCACCGACCTGCTGCGCCGCCACGGCGACGACGTGCCGGTGTTCACCCACGACCACACCGTGACGCACGGGCGGCTGCGGGAGTCCGTGGCCGCCGAGGCGGGGCTGTTCGCCGCGTCCGGGGTGGGGGAGGGCAGCACGGTCGCCGTCCAGGTCCCGCCCAGCTTCACCCAGCTGGAGGTGGTGCTGGCGCTGTGGAGCCTGGGCGCGCGGGTGATCTCCATCGACCACCGCCTCACGCCTCTCGAGGTGGACGTCCTGCGCGACCTGGCCCGACCGCAGTACGTCGTGCGGGCCGCCGGGCGCGGCGACGGCGCGTTCCGCGAGCGCTGCGAGCTGGTCACCGAACGCCGGAGCGACGGCGTGCCCGCGCTGACCCGGCACCGCCTGGTGCAGTTCAGCTCCGGCTCGACCGGCACGCCCAAGGTCGTCGGCCGCAGCACCGAGTCGATCATCCGCGAGGTCATGCGGTTCGGCGCGGCGGAGGGCATGACGCAGCGCGGCGAGAAGCTGTTGCTGCTCAACGCCACCGCGCACAGCTTCGGCCTGATGGGCGGCCTGCTGCACTCGCTGGCGGCGGGCGTGGAACTGGTGTTCGCGGCCCGGCCCACCGCCGACGACATCCTGCGCGCGGCGGCCGTCCACGAGGTGGACTTCGTCACGGGCTTGCCGTTCCACTTCGCCCTGCTGGCCCAGGCCGCCGACCGCAGCGCTTTCCGGACCGTGCGGGCGGCGTTCGCGGGTGGCGAGATGATGCCGCCGGAGGTCGCGGAGGCCTTCGGCCGGGCCTACGGGTTCCCGGTGGGGGAGTGCTTCGGCACCACCGAGACCGGCGCTTTGACCCTGGACGTCACCGGCGCGTCCCGCCCCGCCGTCGGGCGGCCTCTCACCGACACCACCATCCGGGTCCACGACGGCCTGGTGGAGGTCGCGCTGGACGAGTCGCCCTACCTGCGCGACGACGGCTCGGACCGGTACGCGGACGGGTGGTTCCGCACGGGCGACCGCGGCGAGTTCGACGCCCGAGGCGCACTGCGGCTGCTGGGCCGGGCGGACTCGCTGGCCGTGGTGCGGGGCTCGAAGGTCGACCTGACCGAGGTCGAGGCCACTCTCCGTGCCCACCCGGGCGTGACGGAGGCGATCGCCGTGCACGACGGGGTGATCGAAGCGTACGTCGGCACGGAGAGCGACGACCTGTCCTCGCTCGACCTGGCGGGGTGGTGCCGGGACCGCCTGGCGGAGTTCAAGCTCCCGGCCCGCGTCCACGTCCTCCGCGCCCTACCCAGGACGGCCGCCGGCAAGCTGGTCCGCAACCCGAAGGCCCTTGCCGCCGCGCGGTGA
- a CDS encoding LysR family transcriptional regulator, producing MELRHLHVVLTVAEAGSISRAASSLKIAQAGLTAQLRRIERGFGGPLFLRRSDGVELTELGRHVVLRSRDLVERFDDLMVTARRLAAQNGGAGVRLGGVAGAPTPLLVDVVRDMLPNQPRTTHVERSCDAVLDLVRSGKLDVGLVVEFPQSPLRIPEEVASRSLVTEPMLVGIAAGHRLSGRSEIRLSELADEDWAVPDENYGGGRVNLHLACEAAGFTPRCVHFGVDPVTAAELVRSGHTVACFFPTGRELPGVVLKPVVGSPVHRRVMLVWRRDGAAAEYVEELHTRLLRAYQDCVRGQSRAPKLAAAAEFTAAAS from the coding sequence ATGGAGCTCAGACACCTCCACGTTGTGCTGACCGTGGCGGAGGCGGGCAGCATCAGCCGGGCCGCCTCCTCGCTGAAGATCGCGCAAGCCGGCCTGACCGCGCAGCTGCGCCGCATCGAACGCGGCTTCGGGGGTCCGCTCTTCCTGCGGCGCAGCGACGGCGTGGAACTGACCGAACTCGGCCGCCACGTCGTGCTCAGGTCCCGTGACCTGGTGGAACGGTTCGACGACCTGATGGTGACCGCCCGCAGGCTGGCCGCGCAGAACGGCGGCGCCGGCGTCCGGCTGGGTGGTGTGGCGGGCGCGCCGACACCGTTGCTGGTGGACGTCGTGCGGGACATGCTGCCCAACCAGCCGCGCACCACCCACGTCGAGCGCAGCTGCGACGCGGTGCTGGACCTGGTGCGGTCGGGCAAGCTGGACGTCGGCCTGGTCGTGGAGTTCCCGCAGAGTCCACTGCGGATACCCGAAGAGGTCGCGTCCCGTTCACTGGTGACCGAACCCATGCTGGTGGGAATCGCGGCGGGGCACCGGTTGTCCGGGCGCAGCGAGATTCGGCTGTCCGAACTGGCCGATGAGGACTGGGCGGTCCCGGACGAGAACTACGGCGGCGGACGGGTGAACCTGCACCTGGCGTGCGAGGCCGCCGGGTTCACCCCGCGGTGCGTGCACTTCGGCGTCGACCCGGTGACGGCGGCGGAACTGGTGCGCTCGGGCCACACCGTCGCCTGCTTCTTCCCCACCGGGCGGGAACTGCCCGGCGTCGTGTTGAAACCCGTGGTCGGCAGCCCCGTGCACCGCCGGGTGATGCTGGTGTGGCGGCGGGACGGGGCGGCGGCCGAGTACGTCGAGGAGCTGCACACCCGGCTGCTGCGGGCTTACCAGGACTGCGTCCGGGGCCAGTCCCGGGCACCGAAGCTGGCCGCCGCCGCGGAGTTCACGGCGGCGGCCAGCTGA
- a CDS encoding ATP-binding protein gives MTRPMNPFPLPGWERTPMRPLRPWERTAHRDYYVDVDGSEAAFQKYQQEVGDLSGVLEDGRLVLVTGESGCGKTALVNRCADWTVLALAERGRTGLVVDLTGCLPEDEELSIQQRLEQVCDQLFDRLVDARVLRPDEVEATRSDRSNPQRIFPRLAHLLLDDVVLLVLLPSPNELLDEMVRYARQLRSPRVLFFAESAFFRADDLAEIGRRLEAWVPPVTLQVGKLDAGDQFRFAKDRLLRHTDAGTYPQLSDQAVELLSKICQSVAMLQRILHGTYERKLTSGLSYTDTDLVTVDDIRAYLNGLGMQP, from the coding sequence GTGACCCGGCCGATGAACCCCTTCCCCTTACCGGGCTGGGAACGCACGCCGATGCGCCCGCTGCGCCCGTGGGAACGCACCGCCCACCGCGACTACTACGTCGACGTCGACGGTAGCGAGGCCGCGTTCCAGAAGTACCAGCAGGAGGTCGGCGACCTGTCGGGGGTGCTGGAGGACGGCCGGCTGGTGCTGGTCACCGGCGAATCCGGGTGCGGCAAGACCGCGCTGGTGAACCGGTGCGCCGACTGGACCGTGCTGGCACTGGCCGAGCGCGGCAGGACCGGCCTCGTCGTGGACCTCACCGGGTGCCTGCCCGAGGACGAGGAGCTGTCCATCCAGCAACGCCTGGAGCAGGTGTGCGACCAGCTCTTCGACCGGCTGGTGGACGCGCGGGTGCTGCGGCCCGACGAGGTCGAGGCGACCCGGAGCGACCGGAGCAACCCGCAGCGGATCTTCCCGCGCCTGGCCCACCTGCTGCTCGACGACGTCGTCCTGCTGGTCCTGCTGCCCTCACCCAACGAACTGCTGGACGAGATGGTCCGGTACGCCCGGCAGCTGCGCAGCCCGCGCGTGCTGTTCTTCGCCGAGTCCGCCTTCTTCCGCGCCGACGACCTCGCGGAGATCGGGCGGCGACTGGAGGCGTGGGTCCCGCCGGTCACCCTCCAGGTGGGCAAGCTCGACGCCGGCGACCAGTTCCGCTTCGCCAAGGACCGACTCCTGCGTCACACCGACGCGGGAACCTATCCCCAACTGAGTGATCAGGCGGTCGAATTGCTGAGCAAAATCTGTCAATCCGTCGCCATGCTCCAACGGATACTCCACGGAACGTACGAGCGGAAGCTCACTTCCGGACTAAGCTACACCGATACCGACTTGGTGACGGTGGACGACATCAGGGCGTACCTGAACGGACTGGGGATGCAGCCATGA
- a CDS encoding 3-dehydroquinate synthase II family protein: MKFAWIDLRTVPEAHRESVVDAALHARLAGVVSDDPAVLDALPPTVTRVLVAPEPVDSPHLVAVVVDDQDRLDRLTATAAFVEVRDDRTLKLACSAAVKLPHTLVAFTDPTKIPLEIVIAAADGAPGKLITQVADLEEAAIVLDVLEHGSDGVLLAPRDAADVFALARLLEAKTPPLTLTTLTVDGIAHNGLGDRVCVDTCSHFREDEGILVGSFSSGFILCCSETHPLPYMPTRPFRVNAGALHSYVLGPDNRTNYLSELRSGSTVLAVDSEGRTRKVTVGRAKLESRPILTITAHSPEGVEVSLTVQDDWHVRVLGPGGKVRNVTELQAGDELLGYIATEQRHVGIPIGEFCKES, encoded by the coding sequence GTGAAGTTCGCCTGGATCGACCTCCGCACCGTCCCCGAGGCCCACCGCGAGTCCGTGGTCGACGCCGCCCTGCACGCCCGCCTGGCCGGGGTCGTGTCCGACGACCCGGCCGTGCTGGACGCGCTGCCGCCCACGGTCACCCGGGTGCTGGTCGCGCCCGAGCCGGTGGACAGCCCGCACCTGGTCGCCGTCGTCGTCGACGACCAGGACCGGCTGGACCGGCTCACCGCGACCGCGGCGTTCGTGGAGGTCCGCGACGACCGGACGCTCAAGCTCGCGTGCAGCGCGGCCGTGAAGCTTCCGCACACGCTGGTCGCGTTCACCGACCCCACGAAGATCCCGCTGGAGATCGTGATCGCCGCCGCCGACGGCGCGCCCGGCAAGCTGATCACGCAGGTCGCCGACCTGGAGGAGGCCGCGATCGTCCTGGACGTGCTGGAGCACGGCTCGGACGGCGTCCTGCTCGCCCCGCGCGACGCGGCCGACGTGTTCGCCCTGGCCCGGCTGCTGGAGGCCAAGACCCCGCCGCTGACCCTGACCACCCTCACCGTCGACGGCATCGCCCACAACGGCCTGGGCGACCGGGTGTGCGTGGACACCTGCTCGCACTTCCGCGAGGACGAGGGCATCCTGGTCGGTTCGTTCTCGTCGGGGTTCATCCTGTGCTGCAGCGAGACCCACCCGCTGCCGTACATGCCGACCCGGCCGTTCCGGGTCAACGCGGGCGCCCTGCACTCCTACGTGCTCGGCCCGGACAACCGCACCAACTACCTGTCCGAGCTGCGCTCCGGCAGCACCGTGCTGGCCGTGGACTCCGAGGGCCGCACCCGCAAGGTCACCGTCGGGCGGGCGAAGCTCGAGTCCCGTCCCATCCTGACCATCACCGCGCACTCGCCCGAGGGCGTGGAGGTCAGCCTCACCGTGCAGGACGACTGGCACGTCCGGGTGCTCGGCCCCGGCGGGAAGGTCCGCAACGTCACCGAGCTGCAAGCCGGTGACGAGCTGCTCGGCTACATCGCGACCGAGCAGCGGCACGTGGGCATCCCCATCGGCGAGTTCTGCAAGGAGTCCTGA
- a CDS encoding 2-amino-3,7-dideoxy-D-threo-hept-6-ulosonate synthase codes for MRKALRLRRLSRPRDDRYLFVPLDHSVSDGPVVPRDRWPDLISAVVVGGADAIIVHKGRIRTIDPRLLGGCALIVHLSAGTAHMADTNAKVLVGEVEEALRLGADAVSVHVNIGSDTEERQLADFGVVANACDAWNVPLVAMVYPRGPRIADTTDPALLAHVVNIAVDLGADIVKTNLALPVERMAEVVESCPIPVLVAGGPATPGTAGGPATGGSLVDYARASMAMGCAGLAVGRRVFTSPQPMSLVAELASVIHAEDPAELVPAMSGALS; via the coding sequence ATGAGGAAAGCGTTGCGGCTGCGACGCCTTTCCCGTCCGCGCGACGACCGGTACCTCTTCGTCCCGCTCGACCACAGCGTGTCGGACGGCCCGGTGGTGCCGCGCGACCGGTGGCCCGACCTGATCTCCGCGGTCGTCGTCGGCGGCGCCGACGCCATCATCGTCCACAAAGGACGGATCCGCACGATCGACCCGCGGCTGCTCGGCGGGTGCGCGTTGATCGTCCACCTCAGCGCCGGCACCGCGCACATGGCCGACACCAACGCGAAGGTGCTCGTCGGCGAGGTCGAGGAAGCGCTGCGGCTGGGGGCCGACGCGGTCAGCGTGCACGTGAACATCGGCTCGGACACCGAGGAGCGGCAGCTGGCCGACTTCGGGGTGGTCGCCAACGCCTGCGACGCCTGGAACGTGCCGCTGGTGGCCATGGTGTACCCGCGCGGGCCGCGCATCGCCGACACCACCGACCCCGCCCTGCTCGCCCACGTGGTCAACATCGCCGTCGACCTGGGCGCGGACATCGTCAAGACCAACCTCGCGCTGCCGGTGGAGCGCATGGCCGAGGTGGTCGAGAGCTGCCCGATCCCGGTGCTGGTGGCGGGCGGGCCCGCGACTCCTGGCACCGCGGGCGGGCCCGCGACCGGCGGCAGCCTCGTGGACTACGCGCGCGCGTCGATGGCGATGGGCTGCGCGGGCCTGGCGGTGGGGCGGCGGGTGTTCACCTCGCCCCAGCCGATGTCCCTGGTGGCCGAGCTGGCCTCCGTGATCCACGCCGAAGACCCCGCCGAACTGGTGCCGGCCATGTCCGGCGCCCTGTCCTGA
- a CDS encoding NACHT domain-containing protein has protein sequence MSRKPALTFAGALRILGKHESETVGKLDKVLGGTILAAGAAAAIGSSAFVPAALLAAVWGWVDQKNEATGLLRGLVGKLSDRLAGTRGVARRDLIIAAHSTIVGAAFFEVLEERFGRRGMRKLALTAEEQRLLTVGTRKDATRDYYDSLYWSTIPAPSPSRGYAENLSHIAQWVERTIEETRGFLRGLAPGTPVGMVFGADFLDQVVSRYESHYLALAEKAPEFAFWAALGEHAATRHRFEELNAEVRAALETQGRALDRVQTLLGLVSDRGADIGRQREGLRSANAGVLGQPIVPSDTERYDTDVRFPTIERAFVTPHYRMAFHDKNSRPADEGWWSDRPVERDLELMLAAHFTSADSTSVPMLLLGHPGAGKSILTKVLAARLPPEEYTVVRVPLRSVSAGAPIADQLQQALDLASNNRLQWQALSDQADTILVVLLDGLDELLQASGFDRSGYLREVMEFQRIEGEQNRPVAVVVTSRTVVADRVDVPDGATMIKLDEFDDVQVTVWLAEWRTTNLPAIRSGAVRELTPAEALHQADLAKQPLLLLMLALYAADSDSPPLDAGLSKSALYQRIFDSFARREVRKRGRLRPEDLNRRVSDQVFRLAVAALAMFNRGAQSVRETDLRSDLAALTGQDNLPDDEGARLLGEFFFVHAPEATLRTTERAYEFLHATFGEYLVAQHVMNELAALANAAYGGRYRDRAPNDEVLFALLSHHAWAARPTIGDFAKEIFAAMPPDEQDHIRRALVDLLGSFRQRRRSTEYDTYRPTPLDFVRQLAAYSANLTTLSIRFSDPETGFPLVGAFGDDEAEALTNWRSTLSLWQSGLDHDSWLALLSSLNLQGGTTLVDRTPEFFSFEIRGAEEYWTARVRGDDVHASRVRRGMALVDRSEFYNQGPGWADEMLPTLQALVFFGDDDGGPADFIVDPPENTHRTDLTSVGNALTVLLCQRAGVLSKEFVVRAVQSLANYPAPTVLSPATVLIIAYVHPEALLHTPNLHDPRFYAAERVALHVVMDHGKHILDPELQSQWEELRARLLGKDVPERYPSDPMGELFSRW, from the coding sequence ATGTCCCGCAAGCCCGCCCTCACCTTCGCCGGGGCGCTCCGCATCCTCGGCAAGCACGAGTCCGAGACGGTCGGCAAGCTCGACAAGGTGCTTGGCGGCACCATCCTCGCCGCAGGCGCCGCGGCGGCGATCGGCAGTTCAGCGTTCGTGCCTGCGGCGCTGCTGGCCGCGGTGTGGGGCTGGGTCGACCAGAAGAACGAGGCCACCGGCCTGCTGCGGGGCTTGGTCGGGAAGCTGTCGGACCGATTAGCCGGCACCAGGGGCGTGGCCCGCCGCGACCTGATCATCGCCGCGCACAGCACCATCGTGGGGGCCGCGTTCTTCGAAGTGCTGGAGGAACGCTTCGGCCGTAGAGGGATGCGAAAGCTGGCCCTCACCGCCGAGGAACAGCGGTTGCTGACCGTGGGCACGCGAAAAGACGCCACTCGGGACTATTACGACAGCCTCTACTGGTCGACGATCCCGGCCCCGTCGCCATCGCGCGGGTACGCGGAGAACCTGTCCCACATCGCTCAGTGGGTCGAGCGGACGATAGAGGAGACGCGCGGCTTCCTCAGAGGTCTCGCCCCCGGCACGCCCGTCGGAATGGTGTTCGGTGCGGACTTCCTCGACCAGGTCGTGAGCCGGTACGAGTCGCACTACCTGGCGCTGGCGGAGAAGGCCCCCGAGTTCGCGTTCTGGGCGGCGCTCGGCGAACACGCCGCCACCAGGCACCGCTTCGAAGAGCTCAACGCCGAAGTGCGAGCCGCTCTGGAGACGCAGGGACGAGCTCTGGACCGCGTTCAGACCCTGCTCGGCCTCGTCTCCGACCGCGGCGCCGACATCGGCCGACAGCGCGAAGGCCTGCGCAGCGCGAACGCGGGCGTGCTCGGCCAGCCCATCGTGCCGAGCGACACCGAGCGCTACGACACGGACGTCAGGTTCCCGACCATCGAACGGGCTTTCGTCACCCCGCACTACCGAATGGCGTTCCACGACAAGAACAGTCGTCCCGCGGACGAGGGCTGGTGGTCGGACCGGCCGGTCGAGCGGGACTTGGAGCTGATGCTCGCCGCGCACTTCACCTCGGCCGACTCGACGTCCGTGCCGATGCTGCTGCTGGGTCACCCCGGCGCGGGCAAGTCGATTCTCACGAAGGTCTTGGCGGCCCGACTGCCACCTGAGGAGTACACCGTCGTCCGCGTGCCGCTGCGCAGCGTGTCGGCCGGCGCGCCGATCGCCGACCAGCTCCAGCAGGCCTTGGACCTCGCCAGCAACAACCGGTTGCAGTGGCAGGCGCTGTCCGACCAGGCCGACACCATCCTGGTGGTCCTGCTCGACGGCCTGGACGAGTTGTTGCAAGCCTCCGGCTTCGACCGCAGCGGCTACCTGCGGGAGGTCATGGAGTTCCAGCGGATCGAGGGCGAGCAGAACCGGCCGGTGGCGGTCGTCGTGACGTCCCGGACCGTGGTGGCCGACCGGGTGGACGTACCGGACGGCGCGACCATGATCAAACTGGACGAGTTCGACGACGTCCAGGTCACGGTTTGGCTGGCCGAATGGCGCACCACGAACCTACCGGCGATCCGGTCGGGGGCTGTCCGCGAACTGACCCCCGCCGAGGCACTCCACCAGGCCGACCTGGCCAAACAACCCCTGCTGCTGCTCATGCTGGCGCTCTACGCCGCCGACTCCGACTCGCCGCCGCTCGACGCCGGCCTGTCGAAGTCAGCCCTCTACCAGCGCATCTTCGACAGCTTCGCCCGGCGCGAGGTGCGCAAGCGGGGCCGGCTGCGCCCAGAGGACCTGAACCGCCGCGTGTCCGACCAGGTGTTCCGCCTCGCGGTCGCGGCCCTGGCCATGTTCAACCGCGGTGCGCAAAGCGTGCGGGAAACCGACCTGCGCTCCGACCTCGCGGCCCTCACCGGACAGGACAACCTCCCCGACGACGAGGGTGCCCGGCTGCTCGGCGAGTTCTTCTTCGTCCACGCACCGGAAGCGACCCTTCGGACGACGGAACGCGCCTACGAGTTCCTGCACGCCACCTTCGGCGAATACCTGGTCGCCCAGCACGTCATGAACGAGTTGGCCGCCCTGGCCAACGCCGCCTACGGTGGCCGCTACCGCGACCGCGCCCCCAACGACGAGGTGCTGTTCGCCCTCCTCTCGCACCACGCCTGGGCCGCACGACCGACGATCGGTGACTTCGCCAAGGAAATCTTCGCCGCGATGCCACCGGACGAGCAGGACCACATCCGCCGCGCACTGGTGGACCTGCTCGGCTCGTTCCGGCAGCGCAGGCGCTCAACGGAGTACGACACCTACCGCCCGACACCGCTCGACTTCGTCCGGCAGCTCGCGGCCTACTCGGCCAACCTGACCACGCTGTCGATCCGGTTCAGCGACCCCGAAACCGGGTTCCCGCTGGTAGGCGCGTTCGGCGACGACGAAGCCGAAGCCCTGACGAACTGGCGGTCCACGCTGTCGCTGTGGCAGTCCGGCCTGGACCACGACAGCTGGCTGGCGCTGTTGTCCTCGTTGAACCTCCAGGGCGGCACCACCCTGGTCGACCGCACACCGGAGTTCTTCTCCTTCGAAATCCGCGGCGCGGAGGAGTACTGGACCGCACGAGTTCGGGGAGACGACGTGCACGCTTCTCGCGTCCGCCGAGGGATGGCCCTGGTCGATCGATCGGAGTTCTACAACCAAGGGCCGGGCTGGGCGGACGAGATGCTCCCGACGCTGCAAGCGCTGGTGTTCTTCGGCGACGACGACGGAGGACCCGCGGATTTCATCGTCGACCCACCGGAGAACACGCACCGCACGGACCTCACGTCCGTCGGCAACGCGCTGACCGTCCTGTTGTGCCAGCGTGCCGGCGTGCTGTCAAAGGAATTCGTCGTCAGGGCGGTGCAGAGTCTCGCCAACTACCCGGCCCCCACCGTGCTCAGTCCGGCGACCGTGCTGATCATCGCGTACGTACACCCCGAAGCGTTGCTGCACACCCCGAACCTCCACGACCCGCGCTTCTACGCGGCTGAGCGTGTCGCGCTCCACGTGGTCATGGACCACGGCAAGCACATTCTCGATCCCGAGTTGCAGTCGCAGTGGGAGGAGCTGCGAGCCCGACTCCTCGGGAAGGACGTTCCTGAGCGGTACCCCTCCGACCCGATGGGCGAGTTGTTCAGCCGGTGGTGA